Below is a window of Geomonas oryzisoli DNA.
ACACAATTTTGATGCAGGCATCCTGCTTGTTAAGGAAGGTCTTGTACCCCCTGGGGGCCTCCTCGAGCGGCAGCCGGTGCGTGATGATCGAGGACGGATTCAGCTGCTGCTCCTGTACCAGCTTGAGCAGGTGCGGCAGGTACTTGTGCACGTGGGCCTGCCCCGCATGCAGGGTGAGCCCCTTGGCGAAGATGGCGCCCATGGGGAACTTGTCGATGAAGCCGCTGTAGACCCCGACGATGGAGAGCGTTCCCCCCTTGCGGCAGGCCTTGGTCAGCTGGCGCAGCGCCGAGGCCCGGTCGTTTTCCAGCCTGAGCGTCTGCTTCACCGAGTCGTAGATCCCCTCGATGCCGGTTCCGACCGCTTCCAGGCCCACCGCGTCGATGCAGGAGTCGGGGCCGCGTCCGCCGGTCATGTTCTGCAGCGCCTCCGCCACGTCCACCTCTTCGTAGTTCAGCACCTCGGCCTGGCACTGGGAGTGGGCCATCTGCAGGCGGTCGGGGAAGCGGTCTATGCCGATCACCCGCTCGGCTCCCAGGTGCCGCGCCGACATCATCGCCATCAGCCCCACCGGCCCGCAGCCCCAGACGGCGACGGTGTCGCCGGGGTTGATGTTGCAGTTGTCGGCGGCCTGGTAGCCGGTCGGACAGATGTCGGTCAACAGCACCACCTGCTCGTAGGGGATGCCGTCCGGTATCTTCTCGAGCCCCACGTCCGCGAACGGGACCCGGACATACTCGGCCTGGCCGCCGGAGAAGCCGCCGTACATGTGCGAGTAGCCGAAGATGCCCCCCCCCGTGTCGCCGTAAAGGTGCTCCAGCATCCATGAGTTGGGGTTACTGTTGTCGCACAGGGACCACAGCTCGTGCTTGCAGTACCAGCAGACGCCGCAGGAGATCGGGAAGGGGACGATGACCCGGTCCCCGACGTGGAAGCGGGTGACGCCGCTGCCCGCCTCGACGACCTCACCGACGAACTCGTGCCCCAGGATGTCCCCCTTCTTCATGGTGGGGACGTAGCCGTTGTACAGGTGCAGGTCGGAGCCGCAGATGCAGGTCAGCGCGACCTTGACGATGACATCTCCCTTGCTGACGATTTGCGGGTCCGCTACCTCGTCGACCCGCACGTCGTGTTTGCCGTGCCAGCATACCGCCCTCATATTCCCTCCTTGCCCCGCGCCCGGTGGCGGCGGGGAATCGGTTTATTGGACCGTGCGCCTTGCCGTGGTCTCCTCGCCCACTTCCAGGATCTGCTTCAGCCTTTTCAGATCTTCCTCGAGTTGCTGCGAGTTGATCCCCTGGGCGAGTTTCGCCGCCGCTCTCCCCGCTCCGCCGCCGGGCGGGTAGTAGTCGATGGTCACCTTCACCTCGGTTCCCCGGTATCCCGGGGCCTCCCTGAACTCCACGCTCCCCTTGTTGGGGACGTCCGCTTCGCCCACGGAGTGCCAGCTGATCTGCTGCCCCGGCACGTCCTCCATCATCTCGGCGTCCCATTCCGCGCTGATGCCGCCCGGGCCGACCGCTTTCCAGTGCGAGGTGCGGGCACCGGTCACCTGTACCGACTCCAGGTGCCTCATGAAGCGCGGCAGGTTCTCCAGGTTGCGCCAGAACTCGTAGACCTCGTTCGGCGGCAGCCCTATGGTCACCGCCTTCTCTATGGTCAGCGCGGAGTTGTGCGTGTGCACGGTGTCGACCCCCATGGCGTCGTAGATCCCGCAGTGCCCGGTCTGCCCCCGGTACAGGAACATCCCGCCGGCGAGCATCATGGCGAGCCCCGAGGCGTAATTTCTCTTGCTGATGCACCTGAGTCCCGAAACCGCCAGGGCCGCGCCGCCGATGACGGACGCCTTCCGCTCGGCGGGCCCCACGTTTACCCGTGTCTCTCTTCGCCATTCTCTCGACTGGCTGCGCTCGGTTTCACTCGGATCCATGCTTTATCCTCCCTTGGAAGCTGATGGCGCTTGTTCTTATTAAGGTGCCGGGGGTTTTGAATTAGAACAAACTAACATAGCAGGAGGCGATTGCAACAGGGTGGTGGGAAATATGGGGAAGGTGGGGGTAGGGGGTGGTTGTAGGTGCCACATGTGCGGTCATGGCAAGGTCACCCACCCCCCTGCCCCCTCCCGTCAAGGGAGGGGGAGAGCTGGCAGCGGCCCGATTTTGACCCGTGGCGAAGGTAGAGACAGAAGGCGGGAGAGGGGTAGCGAGGCGGAGAGCGGTGGAGAGCGCCGCTACGCAGCTTCTTTCCGCTTCTGCTTAAGGCTCTCTTTCAACAGGGCCATCATGTCGGCCACCTTAGGCGGCGGCGCTGCCTTGGCCGGAGCGGGCTGGCGCCCCTGCGCCTTCTCTTCGATCATCTTTTTAAGGTCGTCGATGTACTGATCCCTGTACTTCGCAGGGTCGAACTTGACCGTCAACTGGTCGATCAGGGACAACGCCAGGGACACTTCCTGCTCACGCACGTTCTCGTTGCCCGGCAACTTGAGGTCCGCGGCGTCGCGCACCTCCTCGGCATACCGGATCTGGTTCAAGACGAGCAGGTCGTCCAGAGGCCTGACGATGCCGAGGCTGCCCCGGTTTCTCAGGACATAATAGGCGACGCCCACTTTTCCTGAACGTTTCAACGCCTCCCGGAGCAGCGCATACGCTTTTGGCCCACTCTTGTCCGGTTCGAGGTAGTAGGGCTTTTCGAAGAATCGGGTGTCTATCTCTCTCTCATCGATGAAATCAACGATGTCGATCAAATGGGTCTTCTCAAGGCTGGCGTTTTCAAAGTCTTGGTCTGTGAGGACGATGTACTCGCCGTCGCTGTACTCGTACCCTTTTACGATTTCCTCGTAAGGGACTTCCTTGTTGTCGGTCTTGCAGACCCGCAGGTACTTGATCGGGCAGAGATCATTCTTGCGCAGCATATCCAGATCAAGCGAATTGCTCTGGGAGCCGCTGTAGAGTTTCACCGGGATGTTCACCAGCCCGAAACTTATCGAACCAGACCACATAGCTCTCATGTCTGACCTCCTCGGAAGCTGACTTTCTTAGGCACGGTGCCGGGTTCAGGCACAGCTGGAATTTTACCATGATTACCGGCCGGGGTAGGGGGAAAGCGCCCGCCACGATTGACAACAGGCAGGCAATGCATACATTTATTAACGTGCTTTCATCATAGATGTACCCCTCCAACTGTAACCTCTGGAGATTGTTATGGTTGAACCGAACGAGCCGGTGCCGCAGGGCACCCGTCGCATGCCGGCGATACCGAAGGTGCTGCTCTGGATCGTGGGGATCATCGTCTCCCTGGTCCTGATCGCCTTCATAGCCAGCTTCTTCATCGACGAACCGCTGCGGCGCACCACGGAACGGCGCATGAACCAGAGTCTCAAGGGGTACAAGGTACGGCTCCCAAAGCTGCACTTCAGCCTGATCGGACTCTCCATCACCTTGAAAGGTTTGACCATTTCCCAGGAGGCACACCCCCAGCCCCCGGTGGCGGAGTTCCCCTATCTGAGGGCCAGCGTGCAGTGGCGCGAGATCCTGTCCGGCAAGCTGGTCGGAGACATGACGCTGAAGGGCCCCAAGGTCCACGTCAACCTGCTGCAGCTCAAAGCCGAGGCGGCCAGCAAGGTCCCCATGAAGCAGAAGGGGTGGCAACAGGCGTTCGAGGCCATCTATCCCCTGAAGATCAACCTCCTGAAGATCAGCGACGGCAGTCTCACCTACATCGATGAGGATCCCAAGAGACCGCTGAAACTCTCCAACCTGAGCCTTTCGGCCAACAACATCCGCAACATACACCTGCCCGACAAGGTGTACCCCTCGGACTTCCAGTTGGAGACCGACATCTTCGGTAGTGGACACGGACGCGTGGAGGGGCGGGCGAACTTCCTGGCGGAACCGACCCCCGCGGTGAAGGCCGCCATCGAACTGGCCAAGGTCCCCCTCGCCTACTTCGCCCAGTTGGCGGCCCGCTCCAACCTCAGGATCGAAGGGGGCGTCCTGAGTGCGAGCGGCGACGTGGAGTACGGCCGCAAGGTACAGACTGCCCGGTTCAAAAAACTCACCATACACGGCGTCAAACTCGATTACATCCACACCGCCGCGACGGCCCGCGCGGAAGCGAGAAGGGCGGAGAAGGTGAAGCAGGCCGCGAAGGAAGTAAGCAACAAGCCGAACCTGATCCTGACCATCGAGCACTTCAGCCTGACCGACGCCAATGTCGGGTTCATCAACACCTACGGGGGGAAGAAAGTCCGCCTGTTCCTTTCGGAGGCGAACCTCTTCCTCGACAACTTCTCCAACCAGTTCTCCAAGGGGCCGGC
It encodes the following:
- a CDS encoding zinc-dependent alcohol dehydrogenase — encoded protein: MRAVCWHGKHDVRVDEVADPQIVSKGDVIVKVALTCICGSDLHLYNGYVPTMKKGDILGHEFVGEVVEAGSGVTRFHVGDRVIVPFPISCGVCWYCKHELWSLCDNSNPNSWMLEHLYGDTGGGIFGYSHMYGGFSGGQAEYVRVPFADVGLEKIPDGIPYEQVVLLTDICPTGYQAADNCNINPGDTVAVWGCGPVGLMAMMSARHLGAERVIGIDRFPDRLQMAHSQCQAEVLNYEEVDVAEALQNMTGGRGPDSCIDAVGLEAVGTGIEGIYDSVKQTLRLENDRASALRQLTKACRKGGTLSIVGVYSGFIDKFPMGAIFAKGLTLHAGQAHVHKYLPHLLKLVQEQQLNPSSIITHRLPLEEAPRGYKTFLNKQDACIKIVLNPQAQGAAATPGSEQASAG
- a CDS encoding SRPBCC family protein — protein: MDPSETERSQSREWRRETRVNVGPAERKASVIGGAALAVSGLRCISKRNYASGLAMMLAGGMFLYRGQTGHCGIYDAMGVDTVHTHNSALTIEKAVTIGLPPNEVYEFWRNLENLPRFMRHLESVQVTGARTSHWKAVGPGGISAEWDAEMMEDVPGQQISWHSVGEADVPNKGSVEFREAPGYRGTEVKVTIDYYPPGGGAGRAAAKLAQGINSQQLEEDLKRLKQILEVGEETTARRTVQ
- a CDS encoding Ku protein, with amino-acid sequence MRAMWSGSISFGLVNIPVKLYSGSQSNSLDLDMLRKNDLCPIKYLRVCKTDNKEVPYEEIVKGYEYSDGEYIVLTDQDFENASLEKTHLIDIVDFIDEREIDTRFFEKPYYLEPDKSGPKAYALLREALKRSGKVGVAYYVLRNRGSLGIVRPLDDLLVLNQIRYAEEVRDAADLKLPGNENVREQEVSLALSLIDQLTVKFDPAKYRDQYIDDLKKMIEEKAQGRQPAPAKAAPPPKVADMMALLKESLKQKRKEAA
- a CDS encoding AsmA family protein, translating into MVEPNEPVPQGTRRMPAIPKVLLWIVGIIVSLVLIAFIASFFIDEPLRRTTERRMNQSLKGYKVRLPKLHFSLIGLSITLKGLTISQEAHPQPPVAEFPYLRASVQWREILSGKLVGDMTLKGPKVHVNLLQLKAEAASKVPMKQKGWQQAFEAIYPLKINLLKISDGSLTYIDEDPKRPLKLSNLSLSANNIRNIHLPDKVYPSDFQLETDIFGSGHGRVEGRANFLAEPTPAVKAAIELAKVPLAYFAQLAARSNLRIEGGVLSASGDVEYGRKVQTARFKKLTIHGVKLDYIHTAATARAEARRAEKVKQAAKEVSNKPNLILTIEHFSLTDANVGFINTYGGKKVRLFLSEANLFLDNFSNQFSKGPAKARMSGKFMGSGATQATATFRPEDKGPDLDLYLKIDNTQLVSLNDLLRSYGNFDVTAGTFSLVTELHVKNNRVNGYIKPFFKDMKVYDRRQDKNKGFFHRVYEMLVGGIAKLLENRPHDQVATKADISGSLQNPKTSTWQVVLELIRNAFIKAILPTFERDVNALGKHK